Genomic segment of Triticum aestivum cultivar Chinese Spring chromosome 6A, IWGSC CS RefSeq v2.1, whole genome shotgun sequence:
TTGGGATCAATATAGTCCAGCAGGTTGTCTTCAGTATATTGTACCTGAAAGTAATGTTACAAGAAAGCATGCGATTTAGATGAACAAGGATTGTTGTGTGATATGGAAGATAAGAGTGTTTTTGTGGTTACCATGCGGTGGCCTGGCTTAGCaaatgttttattgattgtgcaCATGTAGTACTTGATGTCTGGCTCCTTGTGCCAGAACATAGCAAAGAGAGCGTCTACCTGGTGTTCATAGAGCTTAACCTCATTACCCCTGTAACAATGATCTTCAAGCTCTTCGAAGTACTGGATCCCACAAGATGTTCCTGCAATCATTTCAATTTAGGTGAGAAGCAAGTTATGTACCGTTTGCAGGAGCTATAAGTGTGATTGTTTATTTGGAAAAAGAAATTTAAGCTATATAACAACGTAGGCGGGGCGTAGACATGAAGTCATATAAGTTAATTGAAAATTAGTTTTCGAAATGAGACAGGTGGAAGTTCTGAAATATAGGAGATGGTGAAAGCAATTTGTAAAGCCTTACATGCTAAAAGTAATCAGTACAAAAAAAAATGAAACATTGAGTAAACAAAAGTAGAAGAGAGCAATGAGCAGCAAAGGAAATAAATATTGATCTAGCAGATGTAGTGAATAGTTGAAGGCAGTCGATAAAGAAGTACGGTGATACATGGTAGATCATGATCCTGTGAGAAATAAGGCATGTGCTCACCGCGGATGTACTCTGGCTGGTCATTCTCTTCACTCTGTTCATTGTATGATACAATATAGCGTTAGAAATAtgaaatgtgatttttcccactgGAAATTGTGAAGCATAAGAATGAAGCTATTTACTTCAGAAAAAGAGTAAAACAAAAAGCGGCAGTGATGTATCTGAAACATATTTTGTCACTTATAAAATTTAGCAGAAAGGTAATGTGCTATGTTGTCTGAATTAGGCATCAAAAGATAAATTTCAGAAATGAAAAACAACAACAACAGCTTAAGAAAAGAAATACTTGTCACATATAGTAATGTTTCACTGCAGCCTCTAACTAATCATGAAATGATTCATCATAAACATCGGATCCATGTTGCTCGAGGCGCTCGTGAGCACCGTGTGTATCTGCCAGCGAAATCCGCTGAACATGAACTATCACATTCAATTCCTAGAACATGAGTTCATACTCTTAACTGAATGAAAAGCATAAGAGGTTGTTTGGATTCTGCCAATGCCCGCCCCGCCAACCATGGGCTAGCCAAAAAATTGGTGGAGGTTTCGGCCGTCCCCGCCTTGCCAATGATTTGGCGGAAAACTGAACGCAAAGGGCTGACGAGCAGCGGGCGAGCTAATTTATCGGCGCCAATCGAAACAAACGCCCATCGCTCTGTCAACGCCAATTATTTGGTTGGGCAAGTATAGGAACCAATCCAAACAAACCCTAATATACAGAAAAAATATAGTAGTTCTTAGAAGAAGTATACACCTCTTTAATCTACCACAAGAAGCTCTTACAAAGGAAAAGAATGAAACAGAACATCAACCGGTGCTTTTAAACATAATACTTTCAGGGAGATATATTATGCAGTTCAATAGCAACAAAAAAAACGAAAAACACGGATTGAATTACCTAAAAAATATATAAGGTTCCAGGGTTCGCTCGTATGGTGTCCAACCTTATGTACATTTCACCTTCCTCTTCTTGTTTTGATTTATTTTTCTTTCCGTATCTGATTTTTCACCTTTTTTGGGTACTCAGATCAGAAATTATTTTGTAGCATTGCCGAAATGAAGGTGCATCAAGAAACAAATTTCAGAAATAAGAAGCAAGAGCAACAGCTTAAGAAAAAGTACACGTTACGTAGAGTAATATTTTCATACCACCTGGTTGAAATTTCAGCGTTCTTgggaattagagagagagagagagagagagtagagagAGATGGCAGACCAGCACCTGGGGCAGGAAGGAGACGGCGGGCAGGCGACGGCAATGGGATACATGAGGAAGCCAGCGCACCTTTGGCACCGCTGGTGCCCAATCTCCGCCGTCTTGCCGTTGTTGCAGGCTGATTGGCGCAGCACCTCCGACCACTTTTTATCATCTGGTCACCACTAGGCCAGACCACCGCCGCCACTTCCCGCTCCTCCCCTCGGGTCAGATCGAGCAAAGTAACGAGCGCTTACTTATCAAGGAGGACGTCTGCATCCTCTTCACCGGTGGTAATGGCGACCTCCTCGAGCCTCTGAATCTCCTCTTCCTTGCTCACGAACGGCAGCGCCGCATGGGGATTCTCAGGAGGGCGCCTTCTCTGATGGCCGGGGCTGGAGGGGCATGGATGGTGGAGGTGggtgtggcagcggcggcggcgatgacaaCCCTAGCTGCCAAACGAAAGAGGAAAGGAGAGGCGAGTGGGGATGACAGGGTTTCGCTCCACCACTTgtatatttttttcttttatccCTTTTTTTCTGCCCAATCCATGCGTTGGACGTGGCACGCGTGAGGCGGCGTCATTGATGCATACCTTAATGGTTTTAATGGCCATGTTCCTCCTTCCTAGGACTTTCATTGAGAAACTTGACAAACACGGACATCGTTTTTCTGGCAAAGTTTGGGAGGTCAAAAAAGATACCACCTGGTTTGCTGGGATTGTATGTGTCGATCGAAAACAAAAGGTGGGCTTGGAATGAAAGACCTTCGCAAGCAAAACATTAGCTTGTTGGTCAAGTAATGGTGGAAACTTGACACTCAACAAGGGCTTTGGTAAGGTTGATCAAAGCACAGTATCTCAAGAGGGATACCGGTGCCACGGTTAAAAGGAAATTTAACGAGTCCCCTATCTGGAAAGCTATCATGAAGATTAAAGAATATAATATATGTGGAAGGGTGATTCAGTTGAGATCTGGTGCCGTGGCCCGTGTCTGGGTGGTTTCCTTGAATGGATTGCCCCCTTTATACACTAAACAATTGAGGGAACTGGGTGTATATGAACCATCCACTTTTGAGATTGTGTTCTTGCttgtgttttttttttttgagggaactcCTCTTGTGTTTTCATGAACTACTAGGCATGGCTAATGAAAGGCGTAGATGGTGAAGCTCTGGAGCGTGGCATGATGATGTTGAGGGAGAATGCTAGCAACAAGATGCGGATGTGTGCTGCGGCCACAGACGATTCTACAGCAAGCTAGGAGCTTCATCTCCTTCCTCTCCTGACCTTGGTTGGTTGCCTAGTGctgtcttattatgtattttgatgtttgTTCTCTGCGTGGGCGCTGCTCACCTGTTGAGCCTGTCCTGATACTTGATACTTTTGTGGTTGCAGTGTCGTCGGGTTTTCGCCCCCCATAGCAGATGTCCCATTGGCGAGTTCCTGTAGTCAGTTTCCTAGCGATGTTTTGAACTCGCTTTCCCCTTTCCTGTCCCCTTGAACTCTGGATCTGGACTTTGTATTTCCGTTATTCAATTAATGGAAAGAGATTATACCTGATTCAAAAAAATGACAATCTCTTTGTACCTCCCTAAAAATTAATAACTTACACTATTTCTATGAACTGAACGCCTTAGAATTCGAGGGTTTAAATTTATGTTCATCCTCCACCCCCCAATTTTTTTCCTATGCAAGCtcatatatttttgcataaaggtATTTCAGATATATTTTCCACATTGGCACAGGAAAATGagaaaatgaaaggaaaaaaaagaagccTTTTTACCCACCTGGCATGCAACCGTGCATCAGAAAGGGGACGCGGTGGAGGTGGAGAGGTGCCACGACCTGGTTCCCACCGTGGCTTGGCTTGGGAGGCGACAATTGTCGGCACAACACAGGCTCCCAAATGAATGTGGGACAAATATTTGAAAGCTCGCCTGGATTAGCGGGGGACGTTTTCTTACAAAAagtccttttcttttattttgaaTATAATTTGATGAAGATGTGTCGGAGGAGGCTTAGGAGGCAGCGAAGGtcgggtgcggcggccaagagctCTTCCGGCACAGTGATGATGACCGCGAGCTACAGCTTAGTAGCAAGAGGTGGTTGTTGCAAGAGTGGTGGCAATAGGCGGTACCGCAACTTGGAAGGGTGGGGATTGTGAGCATCCGAGTGACATGGCCGGAGAGGTTGCCGGCTTCGGCAATGGCGAGAGGCGGTGATTGCAAAAGGAAACTTCCTCCATACTTTTTATGGGATAGAGAGGgggcaaattctaatcaaatataGGCAGAATTTACTACTCCCTAAACTTAACCCCTAAAATTTGAGTGAGTTATACAATTTAGGAGAAGGAATACATAGTGTTAACTCCCTAGACAAGAATCAAGAAATTGATTTTTCAGGAAAGACCTAGAGACGCTCTAGTAGTACTAGTTGACGCGTGCTTTCTCATTTTCAATGTCTGGCAAAATTTATGAATATTTATCATTGTCAGGTAACAAAGCATTGTGATGGCCTAGAGTACCTGAAATGTTTTACCACCATTTGATGTTTCACACAATTTCAAACGACGAACAAGCACACCAGGTAAACTTCTTACGAAATGTTTTACCATCATGTGATGTTTCACACAATTTCAAACGACGAACAAGCACACCAGGTAAACTTTCTTACAAACGAACAATTCGAAAGCTCCAAACATGGTGTAAACTTGGGTCAGCTTCATTCCCATGCAGTAGGAACTCAAAAATTATTAGTAACATTTTATCAAATAAGTTTATCATTTGATACCATGTTATTTCAGGGACTTGCTAAGTTTTGGACAGAAACAGCAACCACGCATCTAATGTTCTAAACACATATAGTACAAATTTAGAGTTTCAGATGACAGAATTTCAGCACCACATAACTCTACATGTCACCTGTGCCAATGCTTAAAGCTTCGCGGTGGCTGCATCCTGGAGCTCAAAGCCCCTCTCCACGGCGTAGTCCACGAAGCTGTACAGAGGCAGCACCCGGTCGCCATACTTATCACCGAACCTGTCCGCCTCCGTCTTGGCCTGCGCCTTGAGCTCCTCGACGATGCCCAGCGCACGGTCCATGCCCAGAGAGCGCAGGACGCTGGCGTTGCTCCTCATCTTGCCGTTTCCCGACGCGCTCCGCATGTCGTCGACGAGCTCGTACAGGACGCCGATGGTGCGGCCGTATCGCCGCAACGCGGCCTCCTCGTCGGGGCCCGCGCCGCCTAGCATAGCCCCGCACGCGGCAGAGCACTCCGCCATCTCGCCGAACTTCTTGGTCAGGACCTGCATGACCTCGGCTTCACCGAGGGCGCTGGCACCGGCGAGGTCGAGGAACTGGCCGGCGGCCATGCCGGTGGATCCCACAGTGCGCGCGAGTTCCGCGAGAACGCGGAGGAGGACGGCGTGCGACACGGGGTCGGGGGAGGGGGTGCGGGAGATGACGTGGGTGTAGGCGAGCGGGAAGAGCGCGTCTCCTGCGAGGACGGCCATGTCCGTGCCGTAGGCCGCGTGGGTGGACGGGCGACCTCGGCGGGTGGGCGCGGCGTCGAAGCACGGCAGGTCGTCGTGCACGAGGGACGCCGCGTGGAGCATCTCCagcgcggcggcggtggggagcGCCGCGGCGCGCGGCGCGCCGAGGAGCTCGCAGGCGGCGACGCAGAGAACCGGGGGCGCGCGCTTGGCGGCGCCCTCCTTCCCGGCGCCCGGGAGGACGGCGTGGCGCATGGCGTTGTGGATGCTCTCCGGCGGGCGGATGGGCATCGCGGCATCGAGCTCGCCCTCGACCTCCGAGATCAGCGAGGTCCAGTAGCGGCGCAGGTCAAAAGATGGGGAGGCGGTCGCGGCGGCGGCAGAGGCCCGGATAGGGAGGAAGCGGCTTGATTTGGAGGTGGATGGCGGCTTCgggatggggagggggagggagacgaAGAGGGATGAGAGAGCCATGGCGACGGAGGGGCGCAGATTTGGGTTCGGATGTGGTTTCTTGGGTTGGTAGGCTGACCCGGCTAGGTGACGCTGTACCGCACTCCCGTTGTGCCACTAATCCGGTATATGATCGTGGGATACCCATTATCAGATCACGAGTTCTCGAAAAGAAAAAACAGATCACGCAGTGTCGTCAATTCGTCACGTGAGAATCAATCTCAAGACCAACATTGGTAAAGCCTCACTGATGTCCTGGCCAAGGTTTTCTCTCTAGACTTGCCGTCCCCTAGCATTGCTCTTCTCCGGCGGCTTCGGACGCcgaggggctgtttggatcgtgGTCGGCGGTTGTCATGCAAAATATTTGGCGTTCACTCGAGCCACATGACACCGTTTGAATCAAAGCCTAATTACTGGCGCCACGTCAAAAAATCGGTCGTTGCGTTTGATTCTACATCCACGCATGGGCGAAACGGGGGCAAACGATCCGTCCGTCAATATATTGACGATCCCCTGATTTGGCGAGGCGGCCGTGGGCATGAAGTAAACGGCCCCTGAGAGTTTTTTTTCCTTCGATGTTCCTCGTTGCACTGGCTACCGACGATGATGAAAGTCTTTTTTCTGAAACTATCCCGACATGCTCTCAACGATGGGAGTACGTGAGTTGTTGGATCTCCAAGAGCGGATGGGAGCGGATGTGATTTATCTTGACTAAATTTTATCTAAACAAAGTTAAGGCAATTGAGTTCAACATTAACCGCTTTGGTGATCTTGTTCGTTTTGACAATTAGTTTAATGAAATGGTGTTGGGGTACTCTTCCTCTAATTTTATTGATGGTTAACGACGGACATAGTGTTGATTGGCGCCTAGCAAGCTTCTATGGTGAACCTGATTGAGACAAAAAATAAATATCTTGGTCCTATTTGTGTGATCTGCATAATAGTAACATGACGACGTGGTCGATAATTAGAGATTTCAGTGAAATTCTTGTGGACAGTGAGAAGGAATGTGGTAATATTCTTCCACGACATATGAAGGAGTGTGTGGGCGACCATGGTCTGCAGGAGGTATTTGTTATTGGCAGCTCCTTTACTTGGAGCGGGGGTGTCATCGAGGAACGGCTCGACATAGCCATATCTAAAGAAGCCTGGGCTACACAATTCCCCTTCgttgctgaaagtgcgttatatcgactagaggggggtgaataggtgatttttatgaaattcttcactgagaaatttgctggtgaggaaattccttagcgaagaactaccagCAGCGaaatgagtactcaaaagtaaacataacagaatacaagcatagtcatcatgatgaaatgaagacaggcacaacgtacagaagcgtaaacacaggataacacaggatgaagacaaacagactgaagaaattgaactgaggaaattgagaaagtcttcagtcaaagtcttcaaacacagatatgaacaagcacacaacacagctatgaggaaatgaaagagttgaggaaatagaaccagtaagcttggtgaagacaatgatttggtagaccagttccaactgatgtctcagttgtacgtctggttggagcggctgagtatttaaattcgaggacacacagtcccggacacccatgtaacgccctcgatgctgctatatctcccacatgtcgaagcacgacttagaggcataaccatattgaaagcaatgtcgcaagtgaggtaatcttcgcaaacaacccatataatacaataggggaaaagatacatagttggcttacaatcgccacttcacacaaatacatgaatacaacattacaacatccaaatacaatcaaggtccgactatggaaccaaaataaaagaagaaccccaaatgcgacaaggtccccgatcgaccccaactgggctccactactgatcaagtagaacgaaacaacacaaaggacaagatcttcatcgagctcctccttgagattagttgcgtcacctgctcggtaacatcggcacctgcaaactggttttggaagtatctgtgagccacgggtactcagcaatctcacatcctcgcgatcaagactatttaagcttatgggtaaagtaaaggtatgaggtggagctgcagcaagcgactagcatatatgttggctaacctattcgcaaaagagagcgagaagagaaggcaaaagcacggtcgaacaactatgatcaagaagtgatcctagaataacctacgtcaagcattactccaacatcgtgttcacttcccggactccgccggaaagagaccatcacggttacacacgcggttgatgtattttaattaaggtcaacttcaggttttctacaaccggactttaacaaattcccatctgcccataaccgcgggcacggctttcgaaagttcaaatccctgcaggggtgtcccaacttagcccatcacaagctctcatggtcaacgaaggatattccttctagtaggaagacccgatcagactcggaatcccggttacaaaacatttcaacaatggtaaaacaagaccagcaaagccacccgaatgtgccgacaaatcccgataggagctgcatatatctttttctcagggcacaccggattgtccaaggttccggtaggccagcccagagttgcccctggtggccaccggcagctgacaggttggaccaacactcagaggagcactggcccgggggtttaaataaagatgacccttgagtccgcagaacccaagggaaaaaaggctaagtggcgaatggtaaaaccaatgttgggccttgctggaggagttttattcaaggcgaactgttaaggggttcccattataacccaactgcgtaaggaacgcaaaatccgggaacataacaccgatatgacggaaactagggcggcaagagtggaacaaaacaccaggcataaggccgagccttccaccctttaccaagtgtatagatgcattaattaaataagagatattgtgatatcccaacaaatatccatgttccaacaaggaacaacatctccatgttccaataaggaacaaacttcaatcttcacctgcaactaacaacgctataagaggggctgagcaaagcggtaacatagccaaacaacggtttgctaggacaaggtgggttagaggcttggttcaacaatatgggaggcatgataagcaagtggtaggtatcgcagcataggcatagcaaaagagcgagcaattagcaagcaaagatagaagtgatttcgagggtatggtcatcttgcctgcaaagttgtcagagttgacttgatcctcgtaagcaaactcaacaggctgctcattagcgaacttgtctcccggctctacccaaacaagacaaacaagcaaaaggaacacaatcaaccacgtgcaatgctcaaacaacatgatacgaacatggtatgctatgtgggatgcgatatgtgatgcatatgcaagatttgacaaggaatgattgaacctggcctcaacttggaattctaaaagtgccattggaaaggtgaggtgatttcggttgaaatcgatataaagatcaccggaatcggatgcacggtttggaaatggcaagcaaaacaaatatggcaccggtctgcgataaacagcaagtagccatctaaatgcatcaagataaatatgctaca
This window contains:
- the LOC123127957 gene encoding heterodimeric geranylgeranyl pyrophosphate synthase small subunit, chloroplastic; the encoded protein is MALSSLFVSLPLPIPKPPSTSKSSRFLPIRASAAAATASPSFDLRRYWTSLISEVEGELDAAMPIRPPESIHNAMRHAVLPGAGKEGAAKRAPPVLCVAACELLGAPRAAALPTAAALEMLHAASLVHDDLPCFDAAPTRRGRPSTHAAYGTDMAVLAGDALFPLAYTHVISRTPSPDPVSHAVLLRVLAELARTVGSTGMAAGQFLDLAGASALGEAEVMQVLTKKFGEMAECSAACGAMLGGAGPDEEAALRRYGRTIGVLYELVDDMRSASGNGKMRSNASVLRSLGMDRALGIVEELKAQAKTEADRFGDKYGDRVLPLYSFVDYAVERGFELQDAATAKL